ACTGGTAGACCGCTCGAGCGCTCCCGCGCACCGGCCTACGCGATTGCCCGCGCAGGTCGTGGAACTGATCGAGGACTGGAGGCGGGAGAAGAAGTGGTCCGCCCGCCGGATCGCACGGGAACTCGCCGACGGCCACGGGTTCCGCTGCTGCGTGCGCACGGTGACGCGCTGGCTGGACCGCCTGGGTCTGAACCGGATCCGCGACATCACCCCGGACGGCAAGGATCTCCGCCGGCCGGGGAAGATCATCGCCCGCTATCCCGGGCACATGGTCCACATGGACGTGAAGAAGGTCGGGAAGATCCCAGACGGCGGCGGCTGGAGAGTCCATGGCCGCGGCAGCGAGCAGGCCCTGGCCGGCAAACGCGCTCACAAGCAGAAGGTCGGCTACGCCTACCTCCACTCCATGATCGACGGCTTCTCCCGCTTGGCCTACACTGAAGTCCTGCCCGATGAGAAAGCAGCCACCACAACTGGGTTCTTCCATCGCGCAAGGGTGTTCTTCGCCGCGCACGGCATCAGCAGGATCACGCGTCTGGTCACGGACAACGGCAGCAACTATCGCGCCGCGTCGTTCGCCCAGTCGACCAGGGCGTTCGTCTCCCGCCACCAGCGGACCCGGCCCTACACGCCCCGACACAACGGGAAGGTCGAGCGCTACCAGCGGATCCTCACCGACGAGTGCCTCTATGCCCGCGACTACGCCTCCGAGAAGGAGCGAGTCGAGGCGCTCGGCGTCTGGAACCACCACTACAACTACCATCGGCCCCACACCGCCTGCGGCGACCAGCCCCCGGCCTCACGCCTCCACACCGGCGTCGACAACGTCATGACCAACTACACCTAGATCGCTACGCCGATGGCCAGCATGACGACGCCGAGGGCGGGCACGACGCCCTGCTTCAGCGCGGCGGCGGCCTTGTCGGGGCTGGACAGGATCAGCACGAGCGCGGCGCCCACCATCGAGCCAGCCCCGGTGAAGATGAGGGTCAGCGCGATCGAGTCCTGCCCGATCGCGAAGAAGATGATGCCGAGGATGACCGCGACCGCGAGGAAGAGGTTGTAGAACCCCTGGTTGAACGCCAGCGCCTTGGTCGCCGGCGCGGCGGCCTCGTCCTCGGTGGCGCCGAAGGTCTTCCTAGCCGCGGCGGACGTCCACGCGATCGACTCCATGTAGAAGATGTAGACGTGGATGAGCGCGGCGATGCCCGCGAGTACGAGTCCGGCGATGATCATGGCGGGGATCCTTCTGGTTGGGGTCAGCGGAGGGGTTGATGTCCAAAGCCTATTTCGCCTCGTGCTTGGCCAGCGCTGCGACGAGGTCGTCCCGTTCGCGGCGCAGCGCGACCTGGAAGAGCTCGTGATCGTCGAGGGCGCGGGCGAGGACGATGCCGCCCGGCATTGGACGGCAACAGCGGAGCGATCCGCTTCCACTGCGCATCCGTGAACACCCGATATCGAGAACCCGTCGACCTCACCCCACCAGACTGCCGCGAACCTCACGATGCATATGGGAGACACGCCCTAGTTCGGCCCAGTGGGTGGTGCCCCGGTTGGACAGCATCTCGCGGCGCATCTGCCAGTCCGGGGGAGCTGTGATCCCGGCCCATCCCAGGCCCAGGGCCCCGCGCCCGCAGGCGGCGTTGACCCGATCGACCAAGGCGCCCAGGCGGGCCAGGCGAGGGTCGGGGGAGAAGGGGTCGAGCATCGGCTGGGCGCCTGCCGGGGCCAGGTCCAGCAGCGAGATCCCGGCCCGGACGTACCGGCGGCCGGGCTCGATGCGATCCAGCAGCAGATCGCAGGCCGCCTTGACGATGGTCACCGGATCATCGGCGGGGTGGGGGAGCCGCCCGGCCACACTGATCTGGTGGACGGGTTCGACGTACCAGCTCGTGGAGGCGAAGACCCACAGGCCGGCAGCCACCGAGTGCTGGTGACGCAGCCGCGTGGCGGCCTGCTGGGCATAGATCGCCAGAACCTGATGCATCTGGGTCCGGTCGGTCACCGGTGTGGAGAACGACCGGGAGAACATGATCTGCCCCGTCCGCACGGCGTCCCTGTCATCGACGTCGATGCAGTCGGTGCCGCGCAACTCCAGGATCGTGCGGGCCAGGTTCACGTTGAACCGTCGGCGCATCACCGCAGGGTCGGCATCGCGTAGCTGGCGGGCAGTGCGGATACCCATCGAGGCCAGCCGGGAGTCCAGGCGCCGGCCCACACCCCACAGGTCGGCGACCGGGGTCGCCTCCAGGATCGCGTCGACCTAGTGGGCCTACCCTGGTTTTTCGGACACCTGATGTGGCGGGGCCTGGTGGCCCTGCCCAGTTGCTCGGACTCGTCGCGGGTGGGAAGGATGCCGGCAACTCGGAACTCGAGAAGGCGGGATCCCATGAGACCGGCGCCGGCTTCCCCGTTACCTGGCGCACTGACACCGATCACCAGGGCTTCTGAGCCTCGGACGAGTTCAGGGCACTCGACATACCCCAACGACATACCCCAACTCGATCTGTCGGCCAGACAGTGCATGATGTTCAGAGAAGTCCGACCGAAGGGATCCTCACCCATGCCCAATCCCGTACACGACATCGACGCAGGCGGCCAGCCGATGGATAAGTATGACGCTCGAGTATGGAAGTCGCTGAACGAGTTCTGGGAGAAGAAGAGTGATCCCCAGACCCTGACGAACCGAGCCGCCGCGGCGCTTCAGCACGGCGGTGCAGCTGTCGAAGGAGCCGCCAAGAAGGCCACCGGCGCCATCCCTGAGATGGTGAAACAGCCGATCCGTCACGTCAGTGACGCGGCTGGAGAGAAAGTCATGGAGCCGGTGGCTAAATCGGTGGTTCACCTGCTCGATCTGGTTAATTCATGGGCCCTCGATCTCAATGATCCGAGCTGGGTCGTGACCCACGCGCAAAAGCAGGGGCTGTGCATCGATGCCTTCACCGAGCTGCATGATGCCGATCTCAAGTTCTGCGACAGACTGCTCGATCGCAGTACCTTGACGTGGCGCACGGTCGGTGCGCTCGAAGGTGGTGCCATGGGTGCTCTCGCAATGGTGCCCATTGCAGGAACTGTCGCCTCAATCAGTGCGGACATCATCGTCATCCAAGTGCTGAGTACTGCCATAGCTGCCCGGGTGGCGTACTCCTACGGTTTCGACGCGAAGGATCCGGACGAGCAGAGGTTCATCCAGCGTCTCGTGAACCGAACTTTCATGGCCCAAGCGGCCAAGACGCAGCCGATGGCGCAGGTTGGTAAAGCCGCCGGTGCAATCAAAGGGCGCGTGCACTGGTCCGATAAACTCCGCAACGATCACCAGATCATCAAGAATCTTGAGAAGCTCATGAATCTCACTGGAACGAATGGTGGGAAGGTCGGCGTCCAGAGTGTCGGAAAAGCTGTTCCAGTAGTTGGCGTGCTTCTCGGAGCAGGAACGAACTCCGCAGTGCTAGGCAACGTAGCGGCTGATGCCAAGCGTTACTGTCAGACCCGGTTCTTGTGTGAGAAGTACGGTCTA
The window above is part of the Propionibacterium freudenreichii subsp. freudenreichii genome. Proteins encoded here:
- a CDS encoding IS481 family transposase, translating into MTHRNAPLTVLGRQRAVAQVLERGRPIAHVAQEFHIARSTLSKWVARYRKHGQTGLVDRSSAPAHRPTRLPAQVVELIEDWRREKKWSARRIARELADGHGFRCCVRTVTRWLDRLGLNRIRDITPDGKDLRRPGKIIARYPGHMVHMDVKKVGKIPDGGGWRVHGRGSEQALAGKRAHKQKVGYAYLHSMIDGFSRLAYTEVLPDEKAATTTGFFHRARVFFAAHGISRITRLVTDNGSNYRAASFAQSTRAFVSRHQRTRPYTPRHNGKVERYQRILTDECLYARDYASEKERVEALGVWNHHYNYHRPHTACGDQPPASRLHTGVDNVMTNYT
- a CDS encoding DUF1304 domain-containing protein, whose protein sequence is MIIAGLVLAGIAALIHVYIFYMESIAWTSAAARKTFGATEDEAAAPATKALAFNQGFYNLFLAVAVILGIIFFAIGQDSIALTLIFTGAGSMVGAALVLILSSPDKAAAALKQGVVPALGVVMLAIGVAI
- a CDS encoding DinB/UmuC family translesion DNA polymerase, with the translated sequence MGIRTARQLRDADPAVMRRRFNVNLARTILELRGTDCIDVDDRDAVRTGQIMFSRSFSTPVTDRTQMHQVLAIYAQQAATRLRHQHSVAAGLWVFASTSWYVEPVHQISVAGRLPHPADDPVTIVKAACDLLLDRIEPGRRYVRAGISLLDLAPAGAQPMLDPFSPDPRLARLGALVDRVNAACGRGALGLGWAGITAPPDWQMRREMLSNRGTTHWAELGRVSHMHREVRGSLVG
- a CDS encoding EcsC family protein translates to MPNPVHDIDAGGQPMDKYDARVWKSLNEFWEKKSDPQTLTNRAAAALQHGGAAVEGAAKKATGAIPEMVKQPIRHVSDAAGEKVMEPVAKSVVHLLDLVNSWALDLNDPSWVVTHAQKQGLCIDAFTELHDADLKFCDRLLDRSTLTWRTVGALEGGAMGALAMVPIAGTVASISADIIVIQVLSTAIAARVAYSYGFDAKDPDEQRFIQRLVNRTFMAQAAKTQPMAQVGKAAGAIKGRVHWSDKLRNDHQIIKNLEKLMNLTGTNGGKVGVQSVGKAVPVVGVLLGAGTNSAVLGNVAADAKRYCQTRFLCEKYGLQTPSALDF